The Streptomyces kanamyceticus genome window below encodes:
- a CDS encoding response regulator transcription factor: MTTTSPQARTELLRPDGSPVRVLVVDDEESLTELLSMALRYEGLEIRSAGDGAGAVRAARAFRPDAVVLDMMLPDMDGLSLLGRLRREMPDVPVLFLTAKDAVEDRIAGLTAGGDDYVTKPFSLEEVVARLRGLIRRAGAAGKRGESTLVVGDLTLDEDSHEVTRGGAGIHLTATEFELLRYLMRNPRRVLSKAQILDRVWNYDFGGQANVVELYISYLRRKIDAGREPMIHTRRGAGYLIKAAVPVPT, encoded by the coding sequence ATGACCACGACCTCGCCCCAGGCGCGTACCGAACTGCTCAGGCCGGACGGCAGCCCCGTCCGCGTGCTCGTGGTGGACGACGAGGAGTCGCTCACCGAGCTCCTTTCGATGGCCCTGCGCTACGAGGGTCTGGAGATCCGCAGCGCGGGCGACGGCGCGGGCGCGGTGCGGGCCGCGCGCGCGTTCCGGCCCGATGCCGTGGTGCTCGACATGATGCTGCCCGACATGGACGGCCTCTCGCTGCTCGGCAGGCTGCGCCGGGAGATGCCGGACGTGCCCGTGCTGTTCCTGACCGCGAAGGACGCGGTGGAGGACCGGATCGCCGGGCTCACCGCGGGCGGCGACGACTACGTCACCAAGCCCTTCAGCCTGGAGGAGGTCGTGGCGCGGCTGCGCGGCCTGATCCGGCGGGCGGGCGCCGCGGGCAAGCGCGGCGAGTCCACCCTGGTGGTCGGCGATCTGACCCTCGACGAGGACAGCCACGAGGTGACGCGGGGCGGCGCCGGCATCCACCTCACCGCCACCGAGTTCGAGCTGCTCCGCTATCTGATGCGCAATCCGCGGCGGGTGCTCAGCAAGGCGCAGATCCTGGACCGGGTGTGGAACTACGACTTCGGGGGCCAGGCCAACGTCGTCGAGCTCTACATCTCGTATCTGCGCAGGAAGATCGACGCGGGGCGCGAGCCGATGATCCACACGCGCCGCGGGGCGGGTTACCTGATCAAGGCCGCCGTGCCCGTGCCCACGTGA
- a CDS encoding bifunctional glycosyltransferase family 2/GtrA family protein codes for MRTDTSPGVLPSREHLPAAWREVPVLDVVIPVYNEEKDLRPCVLRLRDHLSRTFPYPFRVTVADNASTDRTPHIAAELAASVREVRHVRLDQKGRGRALRAVWSASDAPVLAYMDVDLSTDLNALLPLVAPLISGHSDLAIGSRLARSSRVVRGPKRELISRAYNLILRGSLHARFSDAQCGFKAIRGDVARVLLPLVEDTGWFFDTELLVLAERAGLRIHEVPVDWVDDPESTVHLVRTATDDLKGVWRVGRALAVGALPLDRLARPFGDDPRDRELTGVPGGLARQLVGFCVVGALSTLFYLLLYSGFRTFTGSQAANALALLVSAVANTAANRRLTFGVRGRDRAMRHQAQGLVVFGIGLALTSGSLAALDAASGSPAHSTELAVLIAANLAATVLRFLLLRAWVFPDRAAVTATPSYDMTPHTPDPRNAR; via the coding sequence ATGCGAACCGACACTTCCCCGGGCGTCCTGCCGTCGCGGGAACACCTCCCCGCCGCATGGCGCGAAGTGCCCGTCCTGGACGTCGTGATCCCGGTCTACAACGAGGAGAAGGACCTGCGGCCGTGCGTCCTGCGGCTGCGCGACCACCTCTCACGCACCTTCCCCTACCCCTTCCGCGTCACGGTCGCCGACAACGCGTCCACGGACCGCACCCCGCACATCGCCGCCGAACTGGCCGCCTCCGTACGGGAAGTACGGCACGTCAGGCTCGACCAGAAGGGCCGGGGCAGGGCGCTTCGCGCCGTCTGGTCCGCGTCCGACGCGCCGGTCCTCGCCTACATGGACGTCGACCTCTCCACCGACCTCAACGCGCTGCTCCCGCTGGTCGCCCCGCTGATCTCGGGCCACTCCGACCTGGCGATCGGCTCACGCCTCGCACGCAGCTCGCGGGTGGTGCGCGGACCCAAGCGCGAGCTGATCTCCCGCGCGTACAACCTCATCCTGCGCGGCTCCCTGCACGCCCGCTTCTCCGACGCCCAGTGCGGCTTCAAGGCGATCAGGGGCGATGTGGCCCGGGTCCTGCTGCCGCTGGTCGAGGACACCGGCTGGTTCTTCGACACGGAGCTCCTCGTCCTCGCCGAGCGCGCCGGGCTGCGCATCCACGAGGTCCCTGTCGACTGGGTCGACGACCCCGAATCCACCGTCCATCTGGTGCGGACGGCCACCGACGACCTCAAGGGCGTCTGGCGGGTGGGCCGCGCGCTCGCGGTCGGCGCGCTGCCCCTCGACCGCCTGGCCCGCCCCTTCGGTGACGACCCGCGCGACAGGGAGCTGACCGGCGTCCCCGGCGGCCTGGCCCGCCAGCTCGTCGGCTTCTGCGTGGTCGGCGCCCTCTCCACCCTGTTCTACCTGCTCCTCTACAGCGGATTCCGTACGTTCACGGGCTCCCAGGCGGCCAACGCGCTCGCCCTCTTGGTCTCCGCCGTCGCCAACACCGCGGCCAACCGGAGACTCACCTTCGGGGTACGCGGCCGCGACCGCGCGATGCGCCACCAGGCGCAGGGCCTGGTGGTCTTCGGCATCGGCCTCGCCCTCACCAGCGGCTCGCTCGCCGCGCTCGACGCCGCGTCCGGATCCCCCGCGCACTCCACCGAACTCGCGGTCCTGATCGCGGCGAACCTCGCGGCGACGGTCCTGCGGTTCCTGCTCCTGCGCGCCTGGGTGTTCCCCGACCGCGCCGCGGTGACAGCGACGCCTTCGTACGACATGACGCCCCACACACCCGATCCGAGGAACGCCCGATGA
- a CDS encoding amidohydrolase family protein, translating to MCDPSGATESNTSTEAAEVRRFAERLGVPGLIDVHTHFMPERVLNKVWAYFDGVDWAITYRHEEERRVALLREFGVRAFTSMLYPHKAGMAQWLNGWSRDFARRTPDCLHTATFFPEPGVETYVREAVESGARVFKSHIQVGAYDPNDVLIDGVWGLLAEAGVPIVIHCGSGPYPGKHTGPEPIGKLLARHPRLRLVVAHMGMPEYAEFFTLAERYEEVRLDTTMAFTDFSERLMPFPPGEAGRLADLGDRVLLGSDFPNIPYPYTHQLDSLERLGLGDDWLRGVVYGNGARLFGLE from the coding sequence ATGTGTGATCCGTCGGGGGCGACCGAGTCCAACACCAGCACCGAGGCCGCGGAAGTCCGCCGCTTCGCCGAGCGCCTCGGCGTGCCGGGCCTGATCGACGTACACACGCACTTCATGCCGGAACGCGTCCTGAACAAGGTGTGGGCGTACTTCGACGGCGTCGACTGGGCCATCACCTACCGGCACGAGGAGGAGCGCAGGGTCGCGCTCCTGCGGGAGTTCGGGGTGCGGGCCTTCACCTCGATGCTCTATCCGCACAAGGCGGGCATGGCGCAGTGGCTCAACGGCTGGTCCCGCGATTTCGCGCGGCGCACGCCCGACTGTCTGCACACCGCGACGTTCTTTCCCGAGCCGGGCGTGGAGACGTACGTGCGGGAGGCCGTCGAGTCCGGCGCCCGGGTCTTCAAGTCGCACATCCAGGTGGGTGCCTACGACCCGAACGACGTACTCATCGACGGCGTCTGGGGCCTGCTCGCCGAGGCCGGGGTGCCGATCGTCATCCACTGCGGCTCCGGGCCCTACCCGGGCAAGCACACCGGTCCCGAGCCGATCGGCAAGCTGCTCGCGCGGCATCCGCGGCTGCGGCTCGTCGTGGCACACATGGGCATGCCCGAGTACGCCGAGTTCTTCACGCTCGCCGAGCGGTACGAGGAGGTGCGGCTCGACACGACGATGGCGTTCACGGACTTCAGCGAGCGGCTCATGCCCTTCCCGCCCGGCGAGGCGGGGCGCCTCGCCGACCTGGGCGACCGGGTGCTGCTCGGCTCGGACTTCCCGAACATCCCGTACCCGTACACCCATCAGCTCGACTCGCTCGAACGGCTCGGCCTGGGGGACGACTGGCTGAGGGGCGTCGTGTACGGGAACGGGGCCCGGCTCTTCGGGCTTGAGTGA
- a CDS encoding chitinase — MSRRGSRGVTAVLAVLMVLGGFVFGGVPGGGSVAVAAGGGAAHKPRFVVSERQFERMFPERNSFFTYEGLVAATRAYPEFARTGGKALRKREAAAFLANVSHETGGLFYVVAQNKDTYPIFCDETQPYGCPAGHDAYYGRGAIMLSWNFNYKAAGDALGIDLLNNPWLVARDPEVAWMTALWYWNTQSGPGTMSGHEAMVKGAGFGETIRSLNGTAECDGGNPRQMRHRVDLYVGFSEVLRVRPGRHLTC, encoded by the coding sequence ATGTCCAGGCGAGGCTCAAGAGGTGTGACGGCCGTGCTGGCCGTGCTGATGGTGCTGGGTGGGTTCGTGTTCGGCGGGGTGCCCGGTGGGGGGTCCGTCGCGGTGGCCGCCGGTGGCGGGGCGGCGCACAAGCCGCGGTTCGTCGTCAGTGAGCGGCAGTTCGAGCGGATGTTCCCGGAGCGGAACTCCTTCTTCACGTACGAAGGTCTCGTGGCGGCCACGCGCGCGTACCCGGAGTTCGCGCGCACCGGCGGCAAGGCGCTGCGCAAGCGCGAGGCCGCCGCCTTCCTGGCCAACGTCAGCCATGAGACCGGCGGGCTCTTCTACGTCGTGGCGCAGAACAAGGACACGTATCCGATCTTCTGCGACGAGACGCAGCCCTATGGGTGTCCGGCCGGGCACGACGCCTACTACGGGCGCGGCGCCATCATGCTGAGCTGGAACTTCAACTACAAGGCGGCCGGTGACGCCCTCGGGATCGATCTGCTGAACAACCCCTGGCTCGTCGCGCGCGATCCGGAGGTCGCCTGGATGACGGCCCTTTGGTACTGGAACACGCAGAGCGGCCCCGGCACCATGAGCGGGCACGAGGCGATGGTGAAGGGCGCGGGCTTCGGCGAGACCATCCGCAGCCTGAACGGGACCGCCGAGTGCGACGGCGGCAACCCGCGGCAGATGCGGCACCGCGTCGACCTGTACGTGGGGTTCAGCGAGGTGCTGCGCGTCCGGCCGGGGCGGCACCTCACCTGCTGA
- a CDS encoding tetratricopeptide repeat protein, with the protein MAKREPNAALGHLLTESRWTYRQFARAVNRIGTETGTPLRYDESAVSHWLGGTVPRDAVRSCILEAFSRRLGRPVTHAEAGLPVPLGRSPASMDTVEGLIDLGRQDMDPSRRGVLGAGLFSVALTIPGWPDVIGRAEAVESGRTSRIGMNEVDMVIAMTERVSDLDDQFGGRHARPMAASFMVNTVAAYLRADAPEDVRQAMQSAASDLLYLTGYMAVDEGLHGLAQRYYIKALELAGAAEDHLTYCTTLRGMSVQAVDLRHGSKAMELADAAAAASPKAGPRMRAFLAGQQAHTAAQTGDRTSALRYIREAEAAMDRAESRGKAFGSYDPSSLNYHASQVRYELGDRPGAVEAMRHADDLRPSVYRRTRVHRRGLLAERQLEIGHLEAACTTWHQALDDYPMVQSGRADDRVKAMFGLIRPHLRNASARDLYDRARTLAPPALVG; encoded by the coding sequence ATGGCGAAGCGCGAACCGAACGCAGCGCTCGGCCACCTGCTCACCGAGAGCCGCTGGACGTACCGCCAGTTCGCACGGGCCGTGAACCGCATAGGCACGGAAACCGGCACTCCCCTGCGCTACGACGAGTCGGCCGTGAGCCACTGGCTTGGCGGCACCGTTCCGCGCGATGCCGTGCGGAGCTGCATCCTCGAAGCCTTCTCCCGTCGGCTGGGCCGCCCGGTCACGCATGCTGAAGCGGGCCTGCCCGTTCCCCTCGGTCGCTCCCCTGCGTCCATGGATACCGTGGAAGGGCTGATCGACCTGGGGAGGCAAGACATGGACCCGTCCCGCCGCGGAGTCCTCGGTGCGGGCCTGTTCTCGGTCGCCTTGACGATCCCCGGATGGCCCGACGTCATCGGACGCGCCGAGGCCGTGGAGTCCGGCCGCACGTCGCGCATCGGCATGAACGAAGTGGACATGGTCATAGCGATGACCGAGCGCGTCTCAGACCTGGATGACCAGTTCGGCGGCCGTCACGCACGCCCCATGGCGGCCTCGTTCATGGTCAACACGGTCGCCGCGTATCTGCGCGCCGACGCCCCCGAGGATGTCCGGCAAGCGATGCAGTCCGCCGCATCGGATCTGCTCTACCTGACTGGCTACATGGCCGTGGACGAAGGACTCCACGGGCTCGCGCAGCGCTACTACATCAAGGCCCTGGAGCTGGCTGGGGCAGCAGAGGATCACCTCACGTACTGCACGACCTTGCGTGGCATGAGCGTGCAGGCGGTCGACCTGCGTCATGGGTCCAAAGCCATGGAGCTGGCGGACGCTGCCGCCGCAGCATCCCCGAAAGCCGGGCCTCGGATGCGGGCTTTCCTCGCCGGACAGCAAGCGCACACCGCTGCCCAAACCGGCGACCGTACGAGCGCGCTGCGGTATATCCGGGAGGCGGAAGCCGCCATGGACCGTGCCGAGTCCCGCGGCAAGGCGTTCGGCTCGTACGATCCGTCGTCGCTCAACTACCACGCCAGCCAAGTGCGCTACGAACTCGGCGACAGGCCAGGGGCAGTTGAGGCCATGCGCCATGCAGATGATCTCCGCCCGAGCGTCTACCGTCGTACGCGGGTCCATCGACGCGGCTTGCTCGCTGAGCGTCAGTTGGAGATAGGGCACTTGGAAGCTGCCTGCACCACCTGGCACCAAGCGCTCGACGACTACCCCATGGTGCAGTCCGGACGGGCCGACGACCGCGTGAAAGCCATGTTCGGCCTCATCCGCCCGCATCTGCGGAACGCGTCGGCCCGTGATCTGTACGACCGCGCGCGGACGCTCGCACCTCCGGCACTGGTCGGTTGA
- a CDS encoding sensor histidine kinase encodes MTTTALALALGALPTAAALCASAVPLARGRLDRLAPPAAICATLSLATAFGYPAVGLRTAPAWKLAEAALLLLLLAAVVRWSPWREARAVAPLTAAATAAWPFPLVDGSFLERTGAAAFWLLPAVAAVAAGAYPRRVELRRRTDITEARRAQRLQLSRDLHDFVAHDISGIVVQAQAARFVAATDPAQAMLALERIEKAGLNALESMDRTVEMLHGPAHSPAVALPGLDHLPSLVDEFTAAGGAGGIGGIGVELRLPPETADALSREAGAAAYRIVVEALTNIRRHAPAATLVKITLTPTPTSVELQVSNDAPGTHRVPLPRRRATRGGLGLPALTEHAEALGGTLTAGPHGTDGWRLTATLPRTAAPTPTPVLTPTQEPKQ; translated from the coding sequence ATGACGACGACAGCACTTGCACTGGCACTCGGCGCACTGCCCACCGCGGCCGCCCTCTGCGCGTCGGCCGTGCCGCTGGCCCGCGGGCGCCTGGACCGGCTCGCGCCGCCCGCCGCGATCTGCGCGACCCTCTCCCTGGCGACCGCCTTCGGCTACCCGGCGGTCGGCCTGCGCACCGCCCCCGCCTGGAAGCTCGCGGAGGCCGCGCTGCTGCTGCTCCTGCTGGCCGCCGTGGTCCGCTGGTCACCGTGGCGCGAGGCCAGGGCCGTCGCCCCGCTCACCGCGGCGGCGACCGCCGCGTGGCCGTTCCCGCTGGTGGACGGGTCATTCCTGGAACGGACGGGCGCGGCGGCGTTCTGGCTGCTGCCCGCCGTCGCCGCGGTGGCGGCGGGCGCCTACCCGCGCCGCGTGGAGCTGCGCCGCAGGACCGACATCACCGAGGCGCGCCGCGCCCAGCGGCTCCAACTCTCCCGCGACCTGCACGACTTCGTGGCGCACGACATCAGCGGCATCGTCGTCCAGGCGCAGGCGGCCCGGTTCGTCGCCGCCACGGATCCGGCGCAGGCGATGCTCGCCCTCGAGCGCATCGAGAAGGCGGGCCTGAACGCGCTTGAGTCGATGGACCGCACGGTGGAGATGCTGCACGGCCCGGCGCACTCCCCCGCCGTGGCGCTGCCCGGACTCGACCACCTCCCTTCCCTGGTGGACGAGTTCACGGCCGCCGGGGGCGCCGGGGGAATCGGGGGAATCGGGGTCGAGCTCAGGCTGCCTCCGGAAACCGCCGACGCGCTCTCCCGCGAGGCGGGCGCGGCCGCGTACCGCATCGTCGTCGAGGCACTGACGAACATCCGCAGACACGCGCCCGCGGCCACCCTGGTCAAGATCACCCTGACCCCCACGCCCACGTCGGTGGAGCTCCAGGTGTCCAACGACGCCCCCGGCACGCACCGCGTACCGCTCCCCCGCAGACGCGCCACCCGCGGCGGCCTGGGCCTCCCCGCCCTGACGGAACACGCGGAGGCCCTGGGCGGCACCCTCACGGCGGGCCCGCACGGCACGGACGGCTGGCGCCTGACAGCAACACTCCCCAGAACCGCCGCACCCACCCCCACACCCGTACTCACCCCCACCCAGGAGCCGAAGCAGTGA
- a CDS encoding response regulator has product MTTTAAPQTRIVLADDQDDVRSGFRLILDSQPDMTVIGEAADGLAAVELAHRLRPDLLIADIRMPGLDGLEVTRRLAGPDVADPTRVLVVTTFDHDDYVRTALRDGACGFLLKRSGPGLLIEGVRAAMAGDLLISPQITLRLLRTTPTPESAPAQDATPSPLTTREEEIARLVADGLTNTEIGAALFISPGTAKTHIANIQGKLQVRNRVGIAAWAWESGLARLSG; this is encoded by the coding sequence GTGACGACGACCGCCGCCCCGCAGACCCGCATCGTCCTCGCCGACGACCAGGACGACGTCCGGAGCGGATTCCGCCTGATCCTCGACTCCCAGCCGGACATGACGGTGATCGGCGAGGCGGCCGACGGCCTGGCCGCGGTGGAGCTCGCGCACCGGCTGCGCCCCGACCTGCTCATCGCGGACATCCGCATGCCGGGCCTCGACGGCCTGGAGGTCACCCGCCGCCTCGCGGGCCCCGACGTCGCGGACCCGACCCGCGTCCTGGTCGTCACGACCTTCGACCACGACGACTACGTCCGCACGGCCCTGCGCGACGGCGCCTGCGGCTTCCTGCTCAAGCGCTCGGGCCCGGGGCTCCTCATCGAGGGCGTACGCGCGGCGATGGCGGGCGACCTGCTGATCAGCCCGCAGATCACACTGCGCCTCCTGCGCACGACACCCACTCCCGAATCCGCCCCCGCACAAGACGCCACCCCCTCCCCCCTCACCACCCGGGAGGAGGAGATAGCCCGGCTGGTCGCGGACGGCCTCACGAACACCGAGATCGGTGCGGCGCTCTTCATCTCGCCGGGTACGGCGAAGACCCATATCGCCAACATTCAGGGCAAGTTGCAGGTCCGCAACCGGGTCGGCATCGCGGCCTGGGCCTGGGAGTCGGGCCTGGCACGGCTCAGCGGATGA
- a CDS encoding DUF2797 domain-containing protein: protein MEWRCAGLGWPDGRPVLRWAGGRRSDLPYGKDIGFRAVGERRCVGARGNPCPHRAVVPGRATQARCPECARLDRAFSVAADGVPDDPRTYRVYLAWFGPGLLKVGITAEERGSVRLLEQGAVAFCWLGRGPLMAARRTEELLRAALGVPDRVSYDKKRSVRTALPERAERARELAELHRRAVALDGWAETLERVAFEAVDHAEAFGLPELRAATGLRAATGLGAATGLGAATGVVRELVDGGTVAGRLVAAAGPDLYLAGDGGVLAVDARVLVGWELARAEAGAGVTVPVVQGRDGGGNGGEQAGLF, encoded by the coding sequence GTGGAGTGGCGTTGCGCGGGGCTCGGCTGGCCGGACGGGAGGCCCGTGCTGCGGTGGGCGGGAGGTAGGCGGAGCGACCTTCCGTACGGGAAGGACATCGGGTTCCGGGCCGTCGGCGAACGGCGGTGTGTGGGGGCGCGGGGGAACCCGTGCCCCCACCGGGCCGTGGTGCCGGGGCGTGCCACGCAGGCGCGCTGCCCGGAGTGCGCGCGGCTCGACCGGGCGTTCTCGGTCGCGGCGGACGGGGTGCCCGACGATCCGCGCACGTACCGGGTGTACCTGGCGTGGTTCGGTCCCGGTCTGCTGAAGGTCGGCATCACGGCGGAGGAGCGGGGTTCCGTGCGGCTCCTGGAGCAGGGGGCGGTGGCGTTCTGCTGGCTGGGGCGCGGGCCGCTGATGGCGGCGCGGCGCACGGAGGAACTGCTGCGGGCCGCGCTCGGAGTGCCGGACCGGGTCTCGTACGACAAGAAGCGGTCGGTGCGGACGGCGCTGCCCGAACGGGCCGAGCGGGCACGGGAGTTGGCGGAGCTGCACCGGCGGGCGGTCGCGCTCGACGGCTGGGCGGAGACGCTGGAGCGGGTGGCGTTCGAGGCCGTCGACCACGCGGAGGCCTTCGGCCTGCCGGAGCTCCGGGCGGCCACGGGGCTCCGGGCGGCCACGGGGCTCGGGGCGGCCACGGGGCTCGGGGCGGCCACCGGGGTCGTGCGGGAACTGGTCGACGGCGGGACGGTGGCGGGCCGCCTCGTCGCGGCGGCCGGGCCCGATCTGTATCTGGCGGGCGACGGCGGGGTGTTGGCCGTGGACGCCCGGGTGCTCGTGGGGTGGGAGCTGGCGCGGGCCGAAGCGGGCGCGGGGGTGACGGTGCCGGTGGTGCAGGGCAGGGACGGTGGCGGGAACGGGGGCGAACAGGCGGGGCTGTTCTGA
- a CDS encoding sensor histidine kinase codes for MRRLVGARRRGPRTLRTRLVLSAVALIAVVCAVIGTVTTIALKSHLYEQLDSALGGIAKRAAGPAGPDGRRDPLEFVSRGPQELGTIGAEVHEGSVGRALVSTEPDSGSGSPLPDATELDDDQVAALATVPRDGDPHNVDIPGLGEYRVTYTPGLTGDFLVGVPTTKVQNTLNTLIVVEVSVTAAGLVAASLAGAAMVGVALRPLRRIATTATRVSELPLHSGEVALHERAPDADPCTEVGQVGAALNRMLDHVHSALDARQRSETRVRQFVADASHELRTPLASIRGYAELTRRGRESTGPDTRHALGRIESEAERMTGLVEDLLLLARLDAEQPLSYESGDLAPLVVDAVSDARAAGPDHHWRLELPDEPALVRADTARLHQIVVNLLANARTHTPPGTTVTARVRREDPRVRQDPRVRLEVQDDGPGIPRDLLPAVFERFARGDASRSRHAGSTGLGLALVRAIVTAHDGTVTVESAPGRTVFTVLLPAVRSAGPDHLSQADHRLTTQP; via the coding sequence GTGAGACGCCTCGTGGGCGCGCGGCGGCGCGGCCCGCGCACCCTGCGCACCCGGCTCGTGCTGTCCGCCGTCGCGCTGATCGCCGTCGTGTGCGCGGTGATCGGGACCGTCACCACCATCGCGCTCAAGTCGCATCTGTACGAGCAGCTGGACAGCGCGCTCGGCGGCATCGCCAAGCGCGCGGCGGGGCCCGCGGGTCCGGACGGGCGGCGCGATCCGCTGGAGTTCGTGTCCCGGGGCCCGCAGGAACTCGGCACCATCGGCGCCGAGGTGCACGAAGGATCCGTCGGGCGCGCCCTCGTCAGCACCGAGCCCGACAGCGGCAGCGGGAGCCCGCTGCCGGACGCCACGGAGCTGGACGACGACCAGGTCGCCGCGCTCGCCACCGTGCCCAGGGACGGCGACCCGCACAACGTCGACATCCCGGGGCTCGGCGAGTACCGCGTGACGTACACGCCCGGCCTCACCGGCGACTTCCTCGTCGGCGTCCCGACCACCAAGGTCCAGAACACCCTCAACACCCTGATCGTCGTCGAGGTCAGCGTCACCGCGGCAGGTCTCGTCGCCGCGTCGCTCGCCGGTGCCGCCATGGTCGGTGTCGCGCTGCGCCCGCTGCGCAGGATCGCCACCACCGCGACCCGGGTCTCCGAACTCCCGCTGCACAGCGGCGAGGTGGCCCTCCACGAGCGCGCCCCCGACGCCGATCCGTGCACCGAGGTCGGGCAGGTGGGCGCCGCGCTCAACCGCATGCTCGACCACGTCCACTCGGCACTCGACGCGCGCCAGCGCAGCGAGACACGGGTACGGCAATTCGTCGCGGACGCCAGCCACGAGCTGCGCACGCCGCTCGCCTCGATCCGCGGCTACGCCGAACTGACGCGCAGGGGAAGGGAGTCCACGGGGCCCGACACGCGGCACGCGCTCGGCAGGATCGAGTCCGAGGCCGAGCGGATGACCGGGCTCGTCGAGGACCTGCTGCTGCTCGCGCGGCTCGACGCGGAACAGCCGCTCTCGTACGAGAGCGGTGATCTCGCCCCGCTCGTCGTCGACGCGGTCAGCGACGCGCGCGCCGCGGGCCCCGACCACCACTGGCGCCTCGAACTGCCCGACGAACCGGCCCTGGTGCGCGCCGACACCGCCCGTCTGCACCAGATCGTCGTGAACCTCCTCGCCAACGCCCGCACCCACACCCCGCCAGGTACGACGGTCACGGCCCGGGTACGGCGCGAGGACCCCCGCGTACGCCAGGACCCCCGCGTACGCCTGGAAGTCCAGGACGACGGCCCCGGCATCCCGCGGGACCTGCTGCCCGCGGTCTTCGAACGCTTCGCACGCGGCGACGCGTCCCGCTCGCGCCACGCGGGCTCCACGGGGCTCGGCCTCGCCCTCGTACGCGCCATCGTGACGGCGCACGACGGCACGGTGACCGTCGAGAGCGCGCCGGGCCGCACGGTGTTCACCGTCCTGCTCCCGGCCGTCCGGAGCGCCGGGCCCGACCACCTCTCACAGGCGGACCACAGGCTCACCACACAGCCCTGA